atgtcaactggtaTCAGGTACTTATATATGTCAAATGGTACCAGGCACCtatatatgtcaactggtaTCAAGCAGCtatatatgtcaactggtatcaggtacttatatatgtcaactggaatcaggcacttatatatgtcaactggtatcaggcacttatatacgtcaactggtatcaggcacttatatatgtcaactggaatcaggcacttatatatgtcaactggtatcaagcacttatatatgtcaactggaatcaggcacttatatatgtcaactggtaTCAGGCACTTGTATATGTCAAATGGAATCAGGCACTTTTATATGTCAACTGGTATCAGGTACTTATATACGTCAAATGGTATCAGGCACgtatatatgtcaactggaaTCAGGCACGTATATATATCAACTGGAATCAGGcacttatatatgtcaactggaatcaggcacttatatatgtcaactggtaTCAGGCACTTATGTACGTCAACTGGTATCAGGcacttatatatgtcaactggaaTCAGGCACTCATATATGTCAACTGGAATCAGGCACTTATAAGTCCAAACAAAAGGACTGGGTCATCATTATGACTAAAATTGATAGAATTGTCATGAAAACGACCgctcgttatcagaaatgagcggtccactgtaacttgataacgcccgcaaaatgcttgacgacgggccattatcaagcccgttgttaggtgacgtcataagcagctcagctgttgaagttcaatcacctacggctcgaatgaacttgggttcattattgaccatatatctgacccacattcgtcacatgtgcctgtgccattatgcactttcctgcctgtgccaaccataacaattgtaccataaatgacaacacacagcaatgaaaacatcaacTTGAAGTCTGacgttgttgatgactgaaaacaatggcggctggtagtatgagcaaaggtcaaggtcgaatatcgtcactctcaatagtgacgtcatctgtgttgttctatgacgtttctatatttgcaaaatgtgtgtcagtgaccttcGTCGCTTTGTtgttagcagtaaatgcttctaaaccgatgtcactgtttttattcttattgtatttaaaattctgttcattttagctataataacggtaacgctatttttcagggcattttcagttaatgaaagacctcgggcttctgcaaatgataatgccctgaaaaatagcgttacccttataatatCCCCCGCAATGGCAATTTGTTTTTACAATTATCAGTCATCTCCTTTGAAAGACATAAAATTAATTCATAACATCTGAATAACTAAATTCTCTTTGAAattgtgatgatgtggtttAATATTGGTTAGACTCGCATACAGCTACTGGTGGTCATACTGACCACTAAAACAGTACCtttgtacaatatatgaagctgTTATAACTTATGTCCTCAGGAAGGCGGTTTCAAATTTGGTCGCTAGCGGTCTATAGCCTAGTTTTAATTTCTAGTAACTAATTTTCTGACAATGTACTACCTCTTTCCATTGAACATAAACTGCAATACTGAATatactgttttactgtcctttgatgacagaCGTATGCAATCACCTTGTTCTCATGACGATATGACTGCATTATTGGCGACGCGATGTAAAAATGTAAGTCATTACTTACTTACCTGAAAGTATTTTTGGACATATACACTCACCTGGACATGTACATTGTTCACACGTCACAGTTCTCGTCTCAATTAATATAACGTCGGGTGGGCAATTTGCGGTACAGTTCCGCTCCCGAAACTGCATCTGTGTTCCAGGTCCACAGGTCGTCGAGCAAGTTCCATTATCAGCCCATTCTGACCATGCAGTGAAGACTGCAAAATAGATCGTTTTGTAGTGTTTGATATTAGAAAaaataaagagtgagtgagtttagtttcacgcaaCACTCAGTTATATACCAGCTATGTAGCCACGGTCTGTACCAGACAGTCCACCTATCAACTGCTTTAGCATTCGTCTACCTAACTGGGATACGTTGAcatgtcaaccgagtcagcgaacctgaccgctcgatccttttagtcgcctcttactacgagcacgggttactgaatatcagttttaacccggatcttcacgagtagaAAAGCTGATGGGGCTTTCCCGTCTTGAATGTTTGAAGCCTTGGAATGACATGGAGGGGTTGCACTGCTGCCAATACCAACAATCATCACATCCTTCAAAAACCAGCACATCCATTTACCTGACCATGACAGAATAGCTGTAGACAAGTTCATGGTCAGCCTCAAAACCAAAGCAAGACCATTCCTTCCATCTATAGAGAATACTTAGCAGGTATAGATCTTACGAATTACTTTCATTCAGTTAATACTCGACAACGCATTTTACCACTATATTGCTTGGATCGAATTATAAATACTCTCATTTTATTATGTTCAGGACTACGATCAGATGACGCGACAGCTGCTTTGGTGGCTCGTATTCTGAGACTTTGCAGCTGTGGTTCATCACTCTACCGATCCAGAGCGGAAGATATCCCACCACTACCGAAACAACGATCTGGTATCAGTCATCCAGACCTCTACACCAAAACTCCTTCCAATGCCGACTTCCTCGTCCATTCTGATGACGAAATCTACATCTTTGCGACAACGCTGAATCTCCAACATCTGACCCAGGCTGATACTATTTTCTGTGATGGCACCTTCATAATGTGCCCTGGACTCTTTACCCAGATAAATTCTGTTCATGCTTTTGCTACTGCTAAAATGTTTCCGGTACAATTTGCATTGTTACCTGATAAGAAAGTACTTCTGTTAGATTTTTTAGTCGTTTCAAACAGAAGTGTGTTGGGTTGAACATTCACTTTAATTCATCGATTGCATACACTGACTTTGAATGTGCTGTACAAAATTCCATCAGTCCGCTTGAAAGGTTGCTTCTTCCATTATGGTCAGTGCATCTGGTGTAATGTGCATCTGGTGCAATGTGCATCTGGTCCAATGCACAGAGATGTGGAGTGCAGGTGGACTGCTACAGTGACGACTACGTGAGCCGCCTCGTCAAACGAGCCAGTGACTTACCGTTGGATCCTGTTGCCCACATTGACAATGTTTAGGTCAATGCCCTTGCCGACGCACGCCATCCATTACGCTAGGATGTTCGCAGATTATGTTACAGACTTTTGGGTTGAGGGTCACCATGGCCGCAAGACGTGGAATCATCATGACACAATTGGCCCTTGAACCACCAATCATGTGAAAGGTTGTCAGATCAAGTTGACAACAATCATGGCCTCACCTCATCGTAACCTCTGGAACAATTTTCAAGACCGAACAAAGCTATAATGAAACAGCTCAACTTCAACAGACCCgttaaggtcccggggtagaacaggccttgagcaacccatgcttgccataaaggcagctgtgcttgtcgtcagaggcgggatcgggtggtcaggctcgttgacttggttgacacatgtcatcggttcctaaatgctcatgttgttgatcactggattgtctgaatgTCATGTACATATgaacatatgaaaataaaatgtttttattgtaaaTCGTTAAAATttgtatataaaatgtcatATGTTAAAACAGAATGCATTTCTCACATGCCATGTCTGGTTCGCCTTGTACTGTTTAGGGTCATGGTGATGAACCATGATAAGCTTACATTGGGAAACCTACCACCCCTTTAACAATAATAAGGCACACCCGCCACTTAATCCCTGTGTTGTTCTACAGTCCCAAATGTTGGGAGATCGAGAACACCCAGGAGGAGACATGTCTaccttgttttgttgttgttcttcttCTTGTTGTTGGCCGTGTGAAAGTcccgattctggaccagacaatcccgtttctggcatcatgagcatagatccATGGAACTTGGAATACGATGGCACGTGAGCACCAggcccgttagtcgcctcttacaacaaaagcatgggttgctgtagaccAGCAAGTTATcttcccggatcttcacgggtcgtttaTAATGAGACTTACCCGGACAGTCTGGAAGTCCACACTCTACAACTCGGGACTCGTTAAGTGGCAGATTACATCTTTGCGGATCAAATGCGATACACGTTCTTGATCTCGTTTCTGTCTTGTTCGCTGGACCACATGTCACGCTGCAGTCCCCGATCCATTCACTCCACTGGCTATCTGAACAGTAGTAGAATACAAAACACATCACTAAACCATTAGAAACATACAAACGAATTCCTTATTTAGGCCCGTGGTTATTCTCATGCTTTCAGTTTAGAAAAGCAATGGTGGCAGACTGTCGTGTGTTACAAGAAGGTCAGTCGAGGGTTTGTGCCGTAAGCCTCGCGAACGAACTGGCCACAGTCATGtcatgagtgactgagtgagtgagtgtggctttacgccgcttttatcaatatttcggcaatatcacagcgtcGGAcgccagcaatgggcttcaaacattatacTATCTGGCCAGCGTAGTCAGCGAACGCCTTGAAAACTGGGCTACACCACCGTCTCTAAATGCATTGaaagatgaaatatttaattCCCCCACAAACAATCATAACATATGGAGCATGGTTACTTGGTAACCTACCATTAGGCTGTCCCATAAGGTTACCCATAAGATGACTAAACAGTTTGGCCTTTGCAAAACACAATCGACAAAACAGTTGAAAAGGAACGAGTCATCGATCAGCTATGTCTGATATTCTACCTGTTACGACACACTTTGATTGAATGTGGGACACAGTTTTAACTATTCAAAACAATGTATAGGAACATCGAATACAATAGAATAATACTTTTTTGCCTGTTCAGGAATTTGTGTTACACCTACAGAGCTACTCACACATCAGGGAGATGTAAGAGAATTTAAGTATCTTCACATTTAGGAGACATATTTGTCTTGGAATAAAGGATGTACAGGCTCTCTTGGTTTTCACAACTGGAACTTTGTAGCGGCGGTCCGAAGGGAGGAGATTGCATCCAGAAGTAGTTGGTTGGGTcagatataattttgacagctTGATTCATGATTTGCCGCTTATACATGGTGATAAACAATCAAAATTTAATCCCAAAATTTTCTTGAAGTGTTAACAATTTAGTCAGTTTCAGTTTTGAGATGAAATGAAGGAGACCCTTCCCAACAATGGAAGGAAAATGTTAAAGTACTCTGAATAAAAGCTACATAAAGTGATGACATCACCGATGGGTTAACGTTATGTGATCTGAGTTTACGCATGAGATGAAAACGTTGCTGACACCTGTATAGAGATTTAGTATTTGTGTGATCAAGATCAGGTCAGACTCGAGCCAGTTAAAAAGATACTTTTAACATTAACAGAGTAGCGCGCTactgaaatgactgaagtatatttatatgtacacaaaatgacgcgaaatggctGACCATCTTATTCGTTTCACTAAATGATGCGAAATGGCTGACCGTCTTAATCATTTCACTaaatgacgcgaaatggctgacacttttatttatttcacgaaatgattgaaatgtttagtcatttcatgaaatgactgatttcacaatctgactgtaacatacacACGTACCCCAGAATGACAATAGTATCGGTTCTGAAAGTAATCTTTTGGAGGTTATTAGGGTATAATCAGTAAGGGAGTTAACAGTTTTAGTCACGtcggcagtatttcaaccaTGTCGTGCCTGCTAtcaattactggattgtctagactaaactgaaatattaaatGACCCCTTCATATATTACCCATTTTCACTTAAACATCACAATATGCCACGGATATATATATTATGGTAACATCGAAGATGATTTTCTCCTCTAACTTGTGGAACCAGCTGCAAACCTTatacagatgaattgcacgaggatcagTCATCAAATTGCcaaaaagcatgtgcaaatagcATGCATGTGAACAGTAGCGTCTTGGAGTAaacttttgttaagaattcattggtttttatcatttattgaccTTAACAAGCTATCAgtgttacgaatttgtttcacaatacatcagATTACATGTAAGCAGTACCTTTAAACTGTATGGAACATTTTGCCAAATCTAGTTTATAACAGCTGATGTAAGTGACTACGTTTACACCAGTGAGTCTCAACCTTTGATTGGAAGTATATATATAGGTTTCATCATGAACTCTGGAACTGGAAAAAAGACTATCGCAAAAAGAGATCAAACTAGCTGGCATGGGTATCTGAAAAAGTAGGAAACTGTTTAGGACAATGGAATGGTCCAATGGGCTATTGATCGCTAACAACTGCAgccagatcaccatactagggaccatggggactatTAAGGTGGCAAAAACAACACACTTACGCGTTTCATCATCAATGATCAGGGCAGCCGCTCTTGTTACTGCTCCTACTGCGCCAGTCAAATCAACGATGAATTGTTCGTTGTCTTCTTGTAGCTGGAAATACAGAAGATTCAATGAATCGAAACGCTCGCAAGCAAGATGTTTTGACGATTGATTTTCGTATGACGGCAACTGTCAAAACAGTAAGGGATCTATTTAACATCaatcatcatttaatatttGGATGTTAAAACGTTAATAGTTACAtacatttttatgtaaaatatcaaatagacacatattttaaaattttcCTGAGCAGCTGAGTTTATGAGTGGTTGTATCCTggcgggggttgaagtactggaCAATTAGTGTCCTCCTGTGTTAGGTACGTCCACAaaatgtaagtcccaaaacattcaaagtaagttTAAACATAACATTATTTTCAACCGTGTAATATCTGTTATTTCTATTTATGGCTAAAGTGTCTGAATGTGCTGAGAGGTGAAGTGACGGTGTAAAtctagctagggtccatgcaggaagcaaatgtactgtaagtccccatggttccgaCTATGGTGAATTACCTTCAGCATTAGTGGCAATCaatagcttgttgttttctgtaaCTAATACATTCTAGATTTACATACTTGTCTTGTGTTCATAACTGtcataatctagttgttttcaCTGTCAATCGTTGAcggttttttgtgtttgttagtTTGCTTTTTGGTTCTGgggtttttgtgttgttgtttgctcTGCTTTTCTgagtttattgtttttgttttttctgggttttttttatagtttACCTATGTTTATTATAAAAATTAACGTGTTAATAGTAACGATATGGCTAAACAATTGCCGTTGTGACTTTAAatcctaactcactcattcactcgtatGACGACAGCCTGTATATTAAGAAATTATCACCCTCCCTTTTCCACATCTTGCCCAGTATCACCCCAAGTCGCCCATATCTGACCGAGTCTTTACCAAATCGTCGACTATCGTAATGTTAAGAAACTTCATTGTCTCGCCATCTGTGAAGGTGATGATGTCGTTCCTTCTTGTATTGAGGTCTGTAGAGTTTGTGTTTACGTCCGTTACGGTAAAGTTGACGGTAATATTTCCTGCTGTACCAAATTTTCGTTGAAGTTTGAACACAACTGGACCCATGCTCTCAAGAACATTGCCATTCACTACCATTATGCATACTTGGCCAGCTGAAACATACACATTAAGTGACTGAAtataggtttacgccgcatatagtaatactccagcaatatcatcgaCTCAATGTTTTGCTGACGTTTGattacaataaacaataaaaaaaacgtgGTGTGCTAGAGGTTTAAATTCTGATCAGGGGTTGGAACTTTGCGATTTGAAAAGAGTAAGTCTGTTTAGTGTCCTcaacttttaacaatattccagtggtATCATGTCGGGGAACACCAAaaccacgtggggaatcgaactcgggtcgtTAGCGTaatgagcgaacgttttaaccactagactacccctgtatacatgtacatagaaaACACTGTTCAGATCTTACTGTTTTTAATACATCAACGAAACGGACCCCTATGGTCTAATGATGTGGTTGCAggatatttaaaagaaaaaaaatatttatatcgCATTCTGGCATAGTAATAACtatttcactgaaaactcggtgcgcctagtggcagcaagtgttgcatactccccagggagttgagattgataatacgacgTGACGCTGAAagggacatccagtgatcgaggggaatcaaataccagcgccttgagcaagtcATAGTTGCATTGATATGTGCTCAATATACATATACTATAATAACTGAAGACACTAACTAAAGTAATTTGAAACAATACACTTGTGTGTAATCTTACAATGAAGGAATAAATCACTGAAATTATCTGGAACCATGTGACATATCGATTTTGTTCTGATtttaatttcattattttatttataattttaccttatattcatttaattatttgtttcattttattttttattcatttgttttattttagtttTGAGGGAGGAGTTGGGAGGTGGGGTGACATGCCTCATTTATACTACTCATCGAAAGTTTAGACTCAATAGTGTAAATGTGGCAACATGCTTCAGGTAACTGTTCTCAAATAGATTATGCAAAAAAAAAACCTTCCATACTGTTTAACGGTTACCGTTATTTACCGTActatttacacatgaactgatgtactgTTAAACAAATTCGTGACATTGAAAAACATTGCCATGTGTACAGTGAAAGATGAAAGAAAAAACTGGCGAATTctaaacaaaactttacaccacaacacagctgttcacatgcgcAATATTTGCACGTGCTTTTCATCAGTTTGATACATGATcctacgaaagcctaatgctgccacttttgtagcataagatatttttttttcaaagacaattctcgttacttcaattatttactcgttgcttagagtattttctcgttatttcaatgatTTTCTCGTAACTTTGAGTATTtcctcgttatttcaaatattttttcgttgcttcgattaatttttcgttacttcgagaattttctcgttacttcaagtttctttcaaaagcttgaaatttcgagtattttctcgttgcttcaagtttctttcaaaaacttgaaatttcgaatattttctcgttgcttcaagtttctttgaaaaacttgaaatttcgaatatttactcgttacttcaagtttctttcaaaaacttgaaatttcgagtattttctcgttacttcaagtttctttcaaaaacttgaaatttcgaatattttctcattgcttcaagtttctttcaaaaacttgaaatttcgaatattttctcgttgcttcgattcctttttcttaatttctaagtttaatggaggtagcatgtatattttaggagatctACTCCGAGCAAGATggcatcctcatagtcacagcctaacTCACATGTccatggatacagcaaaaaaataaaattcatatctgagtataaccatcaaatggcacatCTATGAATCATGCTTGGTACGTGTGCCAAATttcatgaagctagcatgtatagttcaAGGAAATCTTCTCCGAACAACATGACACCCTCATatccacagcctaagtcacattTGGGAGGAAACCGCAAAAGCTTAAAGTTCATATCTGGGTTTAAACCCCAAATGGCAAACCTATCTCTCATGCTTGATACGTGTTCCTAGTCTGATGAAGttatcatgaatagtttaggaaatatgCTTGGGACGGTATCGACCCCCCAAAAGACAGaccacttaaaacaacacattttatggttggttgcacaaggcttaattaagctgtgtcgttgaaaattgtggcatGTGTCCTGAtaaaaaagacaacattaggtttagaaatggttatacgacctctggccatatgaaactttaagtgttattgaaattgttcacttaatattttcaagaaaactgctTCGCCACATGTTGTACGTGGAGACTGGAAGCAAACCAATTCGTAACgatattcataccaaaatggtaTGCTTTTTGAGCAAATGGACTTCAGTCAAATCCTCAAAGTTATCgaatatatggtatcatttcacAGTTAAGTCTTATTTGCGGTTCACTCCAAAATGACAGACCTCCTGTAAGATAAATTCAGTGAGTACACTAGTTAGCTCAGCCATGCTCTCCACCCCTATTCCATTAATGAGTTCACTTGGAGTCAGTACATAGTACACAGTCTGTTCAATCTTGGAATTTAAGCAATACTCaatcatcaaaaggatttcatttcacaatgtatgaaattgaacttattCCAGAACCTTATCTTAAATTAACCTTACAAAGTAGAAtttcactgagaaaatttaGGACAACAAATCATAGGTTACCAATGGAAACAGGGCGCTGtctgaatggtttgaaagaaaGCCGACTTTGTAATCTTTGTAAACAAGCCATATGTGACGAATTCCATGATTTACTAATATGCCCACCACTTGTCGAACAACaacgaatatcattttcaacaaaatatttctgtgtgaatctctctacctgtacatgtattttctcatgaaatgtgattatcaaccactcactctcaaagtatccaaatatatgacacactgtgccttttcaaatgatatcatgtaaatatattaattatatcCACATATACAGGTATGTTCTATGTTTCatcttttgtgtttttgagaaaagaatgaaaattctGTTTGTTCTTCTACCAGTCACAACAGAGTATAGTAACAGCACATTTCCATCTTTCTTAATTTACTTGTAATTAGAGTGAAAAGTAGTCGAGAACTGAGTTGCTTGAGAAGCTGAGAATGTTCTCCAGCACTTTTAATATAAAAAGtcttaatataaaaatcataattcattacatgaattaaaacaaagtatagtttccatatctgggcacatgttattattatcagcttaattaagccttatgcAAAGAACCctaaagtgtgttgttttaagcggtctgtctttTGTTAGGTCTGCTTTATGGGAAGATACCGCGGTTGCAAGGGTGCGCATCCTCCctattgaactgaaagtttgttttatgaccactgaaactcgggtggtgtagggtgtagcttggagggtgtgtgtgactatgaggatgtcatcttgatcggggcagatctcctaaaatatacatgctagcttcatcaaacttagaaattaagaaaaataaaatcgaagcaacgagaacatattcgaaatttcaagtttttgactgaaacttgaagcaacgagaaaatattcgaaatttcaagtttttgactgaaacttgaagcaacgagaaaatactcgaaatttcaagtttttgactgaaaattctcgaagtaacgaaaaattaatcgaagcaatgaaaaaatatttgaaataacgagaaaatactcgaagttacgagaaaattattgaaataacgaaaaaacactcgaagcaacgagtaaacaactgaagtaacgagaactgtctttgaaaaaaatattttgtgctacaaaagtggcagcattaggctttcgtatgATCCTGGTGCAATTCATcggcataaggtttgcagttggttccctcaagttagtggagaaatttaTCTTTGATGTAACCACATATTTATACATAATATATAGTAAGTGCTTTATGTGATCTAAACtctgatgggtgagtgagtgagtgtctttAGTTCCGCCAAGCTTGGAGATCTGACGTATTATAATTATTTGTTGAGAAATTAAACATTTCACCTTTAAACGCGTTTAAAGGGTTATGGGGGGAGACTAGAAGTTATTAAGTGtcagctcgtcacgctgaaaacccgggttcgattccccacatggggtactatgtgtgaagcctattttctggtgtcccccgcgtTCATATTGCTGTAAcgcaaaaccatattcactcactctgattgATACAATGTACAAAGGCTATCCTCTACCAATCTTATTTTGAAAGGAAATGATTTTGATGCCATGATTCGACGGATGAGTTATTTTGGAAAGTCTGTGTCTTGCCGTCCTCCACTCAATTCCACATTCTATATATTACACTATTACGAAAGGTAAATTTCTGATATGTATACATTCATTTTCGAGTTCCATTTAGAAATAAGAtcttattgaagatcaattgaAGAGAACAAATACTATCATCATTACGGATCAGTTCAAAAACTTTATATGCAATCTGGTGATGAGATAATATCGCAAAGAACCTTAAGCTAATATTTGCAATTGTTCTGATAACCATGTTATCTTTTGAAAACTTGAGTTAGGTATAaaatttgtcattttgaaataGGTCACGGAGTTGTCATTGAATTTGTAGTTATATTTCAAA
The window above is part of the Haliotis asinina isolate JCU_RB_2024 chromosome 1, JCU_Hal_asi_v2, whole genome shotgun sequence genome. Proteins encoded here:
- the LOC137275584 gene encoding properdin-like codes for the protein MVVNGNVLESMGPVVFKLQRKFGTAGNITVNFTVTDVNTNSTDLNTRRNDIITFTDGETMKFLNITIVDDLLQEDNEQFIVDLTGAVGAVTRAAALIIDDETHSQWSEWIGDCSVTCGPANKTETRSRTCIAFDPQRCNLPLNESRVVECGLPDCPVFTAWSEWADNGTCSTTCGPGTQMQFRERNCTANCPPDVILIETRTVTCEQCTCPVISEWTEWADNGTCSTTCGPGTQMQFRTRNCTNSTCCPSNFTSTETRTVTCEICPCPVIGPWCPWVNVGPCSVTCGCGTQMQARHRVCVNTCIPPDCVKREERTVNYYVDTMEHLVRDTMADMVQTASLANMEQNETTGMEPR